A single window of Nitrospirota bacterium DNA harbors:
- a CDS encoding tetratricopeptide repeat protein: MPKAIKKKSLKKTEDTEAEVQETLSSLKDTLQQRQKTALTYAGIVLAVLIGIGGFMIYSSSSEKKAKALEYQAHKIFYRSSQAQPANKEDQFGKSLELFRQAYDAKKSPYSLFYIAACSYELGKYDDALTTLKEFTQKYPDEEKYLPLVYQKMAMTYVKKGDVGEAKKTLDALYRLKGGFFRDLALIEHGRLLEKEGNAEEAKKKYQELAEKFPDSPFHDEAKAKLPGKKEG; the protein is encoded by the coding sequence ATGCCAAAGGCGATCAAGAAAAAATCACTTAAAAAGACAGAAGATACAGAGGCAGAGGTACAGGAAACACTTTCGAGCCTTAAGGATACCCTGCAGCAGCGCCAGAAAACCGCGTTGACATACGCGGGTATTGTGCTCGCGGTGCTCATCGGAATCGGCGGGTTCATGATTTATTCCTCTTCATCAGAGAAAAAGGCAAAGGCGCTGGAGTATCAGGCGCACAAGATTTTTTACCGCAGTTCCCAGGCACAGCCGGCAAACAAAGAAGACCAGTTTGGAAAATCACTGGAACTGTTCAGACAGGCATATGATGCCAAAAAATCACCCTATTCCCTCTTCTATATCGCAGCCTGCTCGTACGAGCTCGGCAAATATGATGATGCGCTGACAACCCTGAAGGAGTTCACACAGAAATACCCGGATGAAGAAAAATATCTTCCGCTTGTATATCAGAAGATGGCGATGACGTATGTCAAAAAAGGAGATGTCGGGGAGGCAAAGAAAACTCTGGATGCCCTGTACCGCCTTAAGGGAGGCTTTTTCAGGGATCTCGCATTAATCGAACACGGGCGGCTTCTTGAAAAAGAAGGCAACGCCGAGGAAGCAAAAAAGAAATATCAGGAACTTGCTGAGAAATTTCCGGATTCGCCATTCCATGACGAGGCAAAAGCGAAACTCCCCGGGAAAAAGGAAGGTTAA
- a CDS encoding histidinol phosphate phosphatase domain-containing protein, whose amino-acid sequence MIDLHTHSFFSDGELVPSELIRRAEAIGYEAIAITDHVDASNIDLVVPRIVTAIKKIRSFLSIEAIPGAEITHAPPQTIPDLVKEARQLGAKVIVVHGETLVEPVAPGTNRAAIEANADILAHPGIISEEDLLFAKEKGVTLEITARKGHSLSNGYVAQEAIRFGVPLCLNTDAHSPSDLITRDFAVRILLAAGIEENRIDAVFENSKAIVEKIRRRD is encoded by the coding sequence ATGATTGATCTTCATACACACAGTTTCTTCAGTGACGGGGAGCTCGTCCCTTCGGAGCTGATCAGAAGGGCCGAGGCAATCGGGTATGAAGCGATTGCAATTACCGACCATGTGGATGCGTCGAATATCGACCTTGTCGTGCCGAGAATAGTAACTGCAATAAAGAAAATCAGAAGTTTTCTTTCCATTGAGGCGATTCCGGGCGCCGAGATAACCCATGCACCGCCGCAGACTATCCCGGATCTGGTGAAGGAAGCCCGGCAGTTGGGCGCAAAAGTAATCGTTGTGCACGGAGAAACCCTGGTTGAACCTGTCGCTCCGGGCACCAACAGGGCAGCGATTGAGGCCAATGCCGATATCCTTGCGCATCCCGGAATCATCTCCGAAGAGGATCTGCTGTTTGCCAAGGAAAAAGGCGTTACCCTTGAAATTACCGCTCGGAAAGGCCACTCCCTGTCCAACGGATACGTCGCTCAGGAGGCGATACGCTTCGGGGTTCCGCTCTGCCTGAACACAGACGCCCACAGCCCTTCTGACCTCATCACCAGAGATTTTGCAGTCAGGATACTCCTGGCTGCCGGCATAGAAGAAAACCGCATTGATGCTGTGTTTGAAAATTCAAAGGCCATTGTGGAAAAAATTCGGAGGAGGGATTGA
- a CDS encoding 50S ribosomal protein L11 methyltransferase: MVWHEITVHLPLTLLESTYNFLWPYVNGITVKKLPSGFLMKTYLRSPAPDRLVKKLHSFLKIQAKSRSSCSRGSTQGQGTPSAADAKSLSPSVTRRDALQSEEFIIVPIPTSDIPPFGIPIFLRRGRAFGIGSHPCTIYCLDALIHIFRNPDMLPSETKFLDAGTGTGILSIAAVKLGAEDITCAEISLESLNEARDNMSLNGITRGIVIRHCSVTEIQEQFDIILANLYGFLLAEIAPSLVRLLAPAGQLVLGGMAVPHDDEVTAIYQHYGLKEQVRYRDEEWGTAVLHKV; the protein is encoded by the coding sequence ATGGTCTGGCATGAAATAACCGTACACCTGCCGCTGACGCTCCTGGAATCCACCTATAATTTTCTGTGGCCCTATGTGAACGGAATCACGGTGAAAAAGCTGCCGAGCGGCTTTTTGATGAAAACCTATCTGCGTTCCCCTGCTCCTGACAGGCTGGTGAAAAAGCTGCACAGTTTTCTGAAGATACAGGCGAAAAGCAGATCGTCCTGCAGCCGCGGCAGCACACAGGGACAGGGTACTCCCTCTGCCGCAGATGCAAAGTCCCTATCTCCCTCAGTAACGCGGAGAGATGCTCTCCAGTCAGAAGAATTCATTATTGTGCCAATTCCCACTTCTGACATACCCCCTTTCGGTATTCCCATTTTCCTCCGGAGAGGAAGGGCTTTCGGTATCGGCAGCCACCCATGTACTATTTACTGTCTGGACGCCCTGATACATATCTTCAGGAATCCTGATATGCTTCCCTCGGAAACGAAGTTCCTCGATGCGGGAACCGGCACCGGCATTCTGTCTATCGCCGCAGTCAAACTGGGGGCTGAAGATATTACCTGCGCCGAGATCAGCCTTGAATCGCTCAATGAGGCGCGGGACAACATGTCCCTTAACGGGATCACCCGCGGCATTGTGATTCGCCACTGTTCGGTTACCGAGATACAGGAACAGTTTGATATCATTCTTGCCAATCTGTACGGGTTTCTTCTTGCGGAAATCGCTCCTTCCCTTGTCCGTCTTCTTGCTCCTGCCGGACAGCTCGTGCTGGGCGGCATGGCAGTCCCTCACGATGATGAGGTCACCGCCATATACCAGCATTATGGCCTCAAAGAACAGGTCCGTTATCGTGATGAGGAATGGGGTACGGCTGTTTTGCACAAAGTCTGA
- a CDS encoding ComF family protein, translated as MKTPPPFSKVIAFGPYEGALSDAINHFKFQGIRRLSKPLGELLAQCALPVTDGIIPVPLTKRSLRTRGFNQALLLSRVVARKHRVPLLWDHLVKIRETPPQIGLSAQERLRNVKNVFEVQGDMNSMRLLLVDDVMTTGATVTECARVLLQAGAKDVTVLTLARAGGT; from the coding sequence ATGAAAACCCCTCCGCCTTTCTCAAAAGTCATCGCCTTTGGTCCTTACGAGGGCGCGCTTTCAGATGCGATCAATCATTTCAAGTTTCAGGGCATCAGGAGACTTTCGAAACCGCTCGGGGAATTGCTCGCACAGTGCGCCCTGCCGGTTACCGACGGTATAATTCCGGTCCCGTTGACCAAGCGAAGCCTGAGAACGCGTGGATTTAACCAGGCCCTGCTGCTTTCCAGGGTCGTCGCAAGGAAGCACCGCGTTCCCCTGCTCTGGGACCATCTGGTGAAGATACGGGAGACGCCTCCCCAAATAGGTCTGTCGGCACAAGAGAGGCTACGGAATGTGAAAAATGTATTTGAGGTACAGGGTGATATGAACAGCATGCGTCTGTTGCTCGTTGACGATGTGATGACCACCGGTGCAACCGTGACGGAATGTGCACGAGTATTGTTGCAGGCCGGAGCGAAAGATGTGACTGTTTTGACCCTTGCGCGGGCAGGGGGGACATAA
- a CDS encoding PilZ domain-containing protein: MERQRGYQRHPRRLKRLEAVFTSGDLTYRGILSDISSNGIFIRTNRGFTPGTIVSIQLILPNNQLSSLKGIVRRSTKTPLAAQKNGMGIELLEKDKTFIDFVASVFEARE; the protein is encoded by the coding sequence ATGGAGCGCCAAAGAGGGTATCAACGACACCCGAGACGCCTTAAAAGGCTTGAAGCAGTGTTCACTTCAGGGGATTTAACCTACAGGGGGATTCTCAGCGATATATCCTCAAACGGCATCTTCATCAGGACCAACCGGGGTTTCACCCCCGGAACAATCGTCAGCATCCAGCTGATTCTGCCAAACAATCAGTTGTCATCTCTGAAGGGGATTGTCCGGAGGTCCACAAAAACTCCCCTTGCAGCCCAGAAGAACGGGATGGGCATTGAACTGCTTGAAAAAGACAAGACATTCATCGATTTCGTGGCTTCAGTATTTGAAGCCCGCGAGTAG
- a CDS encoding adenylosuccinate synthase, whose product MPNVIVVGLQWGDEGKGKIVDVLSEKADIVARYQGGHNAGHTVVINQEKFILHLIPSGILNENKTCLIGNGVVVDPAALLKEISGLRERGIQVGKNLLLSKNAHLIMPYHTVLDRENERLRGAKSIGTTGRGIGPAYCDKVSRGGIRVADLLQPDLFREKLSANLVHVNFLIEHLYKAPPLDAERIFQEYMGYAEKLSEHIADTDILINELIARKKNVLFEGAQGTLLDIDHGTYPYVTSSNAIAGGACIGLGVGPTKITRVLGVVKAYTTRVGSGPFPTEIRDALGEHLREKGGEYGATTGRPRRCGWLDMIVLRHSARINGVTGIAITKLDILDGLETIRICTAYKHNGKTYTEFPKELNILEEAEPVYEETDGWSESTLGIRDFKKLPKAAKTYIRKIETMLGVKVHLISTGQRRHELILLRQQF is encoded by the coding sequence ATGCCTAATGTAATTGTAGTGGGTTTACAGTGGGGTGACGAAGGTAAGGGAAAAATCGTCGACGTCCTCTCAGAAAAAGCAGATATTGTTGCACGATATCAGGGAGGCCACAATGCCGGACATACCGTTGTCATCAACCAGGAGAAATTCATTCTCCACCTTATCCCATCAGGGATACTGAACGAGAACAAGACCTGTCTCATAGGGAACGGCGTGGTGGTTGACCCCGCAGCCCTGCTGAAGGAAATCAGCGGCCTCAGGGAGAGAGGGATTCAGGTAGGGAAAAACCTGCTTCTGAGTAAGAATGCCCATCTTATCATGCCCTACCACACGGTTCTTGACAGGGAAAATGAAAGGCTCCGGGGAGCAAAGAGTATCGGCACTACGGGAAGGGGTATCGGGCCTGCATATTGTGATAAAGTCAGCAGGGGGGGGATAAGAGTAGCAGACCTCCTGCAGCCTGACCTTTTCAGGGAAAAACTCAGCGCAAACCTCGTGCATGTCAATTTCCTGATCGAACACCTTTACAAAGCCCCTCCCCTGGATGCCGAGCGTATTTTTCAGGAATACATGGGCTATGCGGAGAAGCTTTCTGAGCATATCGCCGACACTGATATTCTCATCAACGAGCTGATTGCCCGGAAGAAGAACGTGCTGTTTGAAGGTGCGCAGGGCACTCTTCTCGACATAGACCACGGGACATATCCCTATGTAACCTCCTCCAACGCCATCGCTGGAGGCGCATGTATTGGCCTCGGTGTCGGGCCGACAAAGATAACAAGGGTTCTTGGTGTGGTAAAAGCGTATACGACAAGGGTTGGCAGCGGTCCGTTCCCGACGGAGATCAGGGACGCTCTCGGAGAGCACCTCAGGGAAAAGGGCGGGGAATACGGTGCGACAACCGGGAGACCGAGGAGATGCGGATGGCTTGACATGATCGTCCTCAGGCATTCCGCCCGAATCAACGGGGTCACAGGAATCGCCATCACCAAACTCGATATCCTCGATGGCCTGGAAACCATACGAATCTGCACCGCATATAAACATAACGGCAAAACATATACAGAATTCCCGAAGGAGCTGAATATCCTCGAGGAGGCCGAGCCCGTCTATGAGGAGACAGATGGCTGGAGCGAGAGCACCCTCGGCATCCGGGACTTCAAAAAGCTCCCGAAGGCCGCAAAAACCTATATACGGAAGATCGAAACAATGCTTGGCGTGAAGGTGCATTTAATCTCCACTGGCCAGAGGCGACACGAGCTTATTCTGCTCAGGCAGCAGTTCTGA
- the serA gene encoding phosphoglycerate dehydrogenase, which translates to MKVLVSDNISPKGIEILKNSGLEVDVKVGMKTEELRACIGEYHGLVIRSATKVNADILDAATNLKVIGRAGSGLDNVDRVAATKKGIVVMNTPGGNTITTAEHTIAHIVSLARQIPQATMSMKNGQWDKKKFMGVELFNKTLGIIGIGNIGGQVAKRMQAFAMNIIAYDPFLSEDKAKSMGVEKVDVEEVFRRSDFITIHTPLTPETKYLMNKDAFRIMKQGVRIINCARGGIINEKDLYDAIVEGKVAGAALDVFEKEPPDNNPLLTLDNIICTPHLGASTKEAQENVAIAVAEQIVDYLINGTIRNAVNFPSIPADQIQKLQPYINLAEKLGGFATQIFKGGVTEITIEFKGEASKINTAPVTIAAIKGFLTPILEETVNFVNAPIIARERGIEVKEMKTSDEGDYQSMVALRLKAKEKESYVAGTLISKKDPRIVFIDKFKVEIVPEGELLFMYNNDRPGVIGNIGTLLGKNKINIARMHFGRETPGGMAISVVSIDTHASPKVINEIKKLPNILSIKQIRL; encoded by the coding sequence ATGAAGGTTCTCGTCAGTGATAACATCTCTCCAAAGGGAATTGAGATATTGAAAAACTCCGGTCTTGAGGTCGACGTAAAGGTAGGCATGAAGACCGAAGAGCTCAGGGCGTGTATCGGAGAATACCACGGTTTGGTGATAAGGTCAGCAACAAAGGTGAACGCTGATATTCTTGACGCTGCGACAAACCTGAAGGTCATAGGACGCGCAGGTTCAGGGCTTGACAATGTCGACAGGGTAGCGGCGACAAAGAAAGGTATCGTGGTGATGAATACCCCGGGAGGAAATACCATTACCACTGCAGAACATACGATTGCCCATATCGTATCGCTGGCCAGGCAGATACCACAGGCTACCATGTCCATGAAGAACGGTCAATGGGACAAGAAGAAATTCATGGGGGTGGAGCTCTTCAATAAAACGCTCGGAATCATCGGCATAGGCAATATCGGCGGTCAGGTTGCCAAGAGAATGCAGGCTTTCGCCATGAACATCATCGCGTATGACCCGTTCCTGAGCGAGGATAAGGCAAAGAGCATGGGCGTTGAAAAGGTCGATGTCGAGGAGGTATTCAGGCGCTCTGATTTTATTACCATCCACACTCCGCTGACTCCGGAAACGAAATACTTGATGAACAAGGATGCCTTCAGGATTATGAAGCAGGGAGTGAGAATAATCAACTGTGCGAGAGGCGGCATCATCAACGAAAAAGACCTCTATGATGCAATCGTGGAAGGAAAGGTTGCCGGAGCGGCCCTTGACGTCTTCGAAAAAGAGCCTCCGGACAACAACCCGCTCCTCACCCTTGACAATATCATCTGCACCCCCCATCTTGGCGCTTCAACAAAGGAAGCCCAGGAAAATGTGGCAATTGCGGTGGCAGAACAGATCGTGGATTACCTGATCAACGGAACAATAAGAAATGCGGTCAACTTTCCCTCAATTCCGGCAGACCAGATTCAGAAGTTACAGCCTTACATTAATCTGGCAGAAAAACTGGGCGGATTCGCAACACAGATATTCAAGGGCGGTGTGACTGAGATTACCATTGAATTCAAGGGCGAGGCGTCAAAGATCAATACCGCTCCTGTTACCATCGCCGCCATTAAGGGATTTCTCACACCCATTCTTGAAGAGACAGTGAACTTCGTCAATGCCCCCATAATAGCCAGGGAACGGGGAATAGAAGTAAAAGAGATGAAGACCTCCGATGAAGGGGACTATCAGAGCATGGTCGCGCTCAGGCTGAAGGCAAAAGAAAAGGAAAGTTATGTTGCCGGCACGCTGATCAGCAAAAAGGACCCGCGCATTGTATTTATTGACAAGTTCAAGGTAGAGATTGTGCCTGAAGGTGAACTGCTTTTCATGTACAACAACGACAGGCCCGGGGTGATAGGAAATATCGGGACTCTCCTGGGCAAAAACAAGATTAACATCGCCAGGATGCATTTCGGCAGGGAAACTCCCGGCGGGATGGCTATCTCTGTGGTCAGCATAGATACACATGCATCACCAAAGGTCATAAATGAAATCAAAAAGCTTCCTAATATCCTGTCAATCAAACAGATACGTCTGTAA
- a CDS encoding alanine--glyoxylate aminotransferase family protein — translation MLKRYLLAPGPTPVPSEVLLAMAAPIIHHRSPDFLPVLDSAKKGLQWLYQTKNDVLILSSTGTGGMVGAVNNFFNKEDKVLVINGGKFGERWTKICQSYGLDVEEITVEWGYAINPEEVEERLQKNRNIRGVFVQASETSTGVYHDIEALASVVKKYPDTLFIVDAISALVAHDLKTDAWGIDIMVGGSQKGVMMPPGIAFVSVSEKAWARAETSKMPKFYFNFKKERENLAKNQTNFTSPVTLIIGLNESLKMLQAEGLENVFKRHELLANATRKAVLAIGLKLYPKESPSNAVTAIMTPDGIDGQAVYKNLREKYGITAAGGQDRARGKIFRIAHLGYADRFDVITAIAGIEMVLKGMGHPVTLGTGVAVAQELLMV, via the coding sequence ATGTTAAAACGTTATCTTTTGGCACCCGGCCCAACACCCGTGCCTTCAGAGGTACTGCTCGCCATGGCAGCGCCGATCATCCACCACCGTTCCCCGGATTTCCTGCCTGTTCTCGATTCCGCGAAGAAAGGCCTCCAGTGGCTGTATCAGACGAAGAATGACGTGCTTATTTTAAGCTCTACCGGTACCGGCGGCATGGTTGGCGCCGTAAACAATTTCTTCAATAAGGAAGATAAGGTGCTTGTAATAAACGGCGGCAAGTTCGGGGAGAGATGGACAAAAATCTGCCAGTCCTACGGCCTCGATGTGGAAGAGATAACCGTTGAATGGGGGTATGCGATCAACCCCGAAGAAGTGGAAGAGAGACTGCAGAAGAACAGAAACATCAGGGGCGTGTTTGTGCAGGCATCAGAGACATCAACAGGCGTGTACCATGACATAGAAGCTCTGGCATCAGTGGTGAAAAAATACCCTGATACCCTCTTCATTGTAGACGCGATCAGCGCATTGGTCGCCCACGACCTTAAGACAGATGCGTGGGGTATTGACATCATGGTGGGCGGCTCGCAAAAGGGTGTAATGATGCCGCCGGGCATCGCTTTTGTCAGTGTCAGCGAAAAGGCATGGGCACGGGCAGAAACTTCGAAGATGCCAAAATTCTATTTTAATTTCAAAAAAGAACGGGAGAACCTTGCCAAGAACCAGACCAACTTTACCTCACCGGTAACCCTTATCATCGGATTGAACGAAAGCCTGAAAATGCTCCAGGCAGAAGGTCTAGAGAATGTCTTTAAGAGACATGAATTGCTTGCAAATGCAACCAGAAAGGCTGTTCTGGCTATCGGCCTGAAGCTGTATCCTAAAGAGTCGCCATCGAATGCGGTGACCGCGATCATGACCCCTGACGGAATTGACGGACAGGCAGTCTACAAAAACCTCCGTGAAAAATACGGGATTACTGCAGCAGGGGGACAGGACAGGGCGCGGGGCAAGATTTTCAGGATCGCTCATTTGGGGTATGCAGACAGATTCGACGTAATCACCGCAATTGCCGGTATTGAGATGGTACTGAAGGGGATGGGGCATCCGGTCACACTCGGCACAGGTGTTGCGGTTGCGCAAGAGTTATTAATGGTTTAG
- a CDS encoding DegQ family serine endoprotease has protein sequence MKKKIAISISILLLGFLLGGISFYFLGKINGKYRYSPYAVAPNVPRQIMETGRAFSDIVNAVSPSVVNISTTKVVKRNVAPFDDPFFDLFSPFHEFGAPKRFKERSLGSGVVVSADGYIITNNHVVEKADEIKVTLLDRRTFRGRIVGADTKTDIAIIKIDASNLPMLTWGDSERLQVGEFVLAIGSPYGLSNTVTMGIISAVGRANVGIADYEDFIQTDAAINPGNSGGPLVNIKGELIGINTAIFSRTGGYQGIGFAVPCNMVRLVMDQLIQKGKVVRGWIGVTIQELTPELAQEFGLKKSKGALVSDVVKDSPASRAGIMQGDVILEYNDREVKDVSSLRNLVAQSKAGNEIHMKLLRDGREFTVKVIIVELPKDVAEVIPDRLPAEQEARVLAGLTVMDLSREIVRQLGFSKDEKGVVVVRVEPGSPAEDAEIKKGDIIKEINKKAISSLEEYNRIAASIKQNESVLLFVNRAGKRFYIILKAA, from the coding sequence GTGAAGAAAAAAATAGCGATCAGTATCTCGATTCTCCTTCTTGGTTTCCTGCTCGGAGGGATATCATTCTATTTTCTTGGCAAGATCAACGGGAAGTACCGGTATTCGCCCTATGCTGTCGCGCCGAACGTCCCCCGCCAGATTATGGAGACAGGAAGAGCATTTTCGGATATTGTCAATGCTGTCTCACCATCGGTAGTGAATATCTCTACCACAAAAGTCGTAAAGAGAAATGTTGCTCCCTTTGACGACCCCTTTTTTGATTTATTCAGCCCTTTTCATGAGTTCGGTGCGCCGAAAAGATTCAAGGAACGGAGTCTGGGATCAGGAGTGGTTGTATCTGCGGACGGATATATCATCACCAATAATCATGTTGTGGAAAAGGCTGATGAAATTAAGGTGACCCTGCTCGACAGGCGGACATTCAGAGGCCGTATCGTGGGTGCTGATACCAAAACAGACATTGCCATAATAAAGATAGACGCAAGCAATCTTCCCATGCTGACATGGGGTGATTCGGAAAGACTGCAGGTGGGGGAGTTTGTCCTTGCAATAGGCAGCCCTTACGGCCTGAGCAATACGGTTACGATGGGCATTATCAGTGCAGTCGGACGGGCTAATGTGGGAATTGCGGATTACGAGGATTTCATCCAGACGGATGCCGCGATAAATCCGGGAAACTCCGGAGGGCCTCTCGTGAACATAAAAGGGGAGCTTATCGGGATTAATACCGCAATATTTTCGAGGACCGGCGGATATCAGGGAATCGGTTTTGCGGTTCCCTGCAATATGGTGAGACTCGTGATGGACCAGCTAATCCAGAAAGGAAAGGTTGTCAGGGGATGGATCGGAGTTACCATTCAGGAGCTTACGCCTGAACTCGCTCAGGAATTCGGGTTGAAGAAATCGAAAGGGGCTCTCGTAAGCGATGTGGTGAAGGACAGCCCGGCATCCAGGGCAGGAATTATGCAGGGGGACGTCATTCTTGAGTACAACGACAGGGAAGTGAAAGATGTCAGCAGTCTCAGGAATCTGGTAGCCCAGAGCAAAGCCGGAAACGAGATTCACATGAAGCTGCTCCGGGATGGGCGGGAATTTACGGTGAAGGTGATAATTGTCGAACTGCCAAAAGACGTCGCTGAGGTGATACCCGACCGTTTGCCGGCCGAACAGGAAGCAAGAGTGCTCGCCGGTCTAACGGTCATGGACCTCTCAAGAGAGATTGTCAGGCAGCTCGGGTTCAGTAAAGATGAAAAAGGGGTTGTTGTCGTGAGGGTAGAACCGGGGAGTCCTGCGGAGGATGCAGAGATTAAAAAAGGAGATATAATCAAAGAAATAAATAAAAAGGCGATCAGCAGTCTGGAGGAATATAACAGAATAGCCGCCAGCATAAAACAGAATGAATCCGTTCTCCTTTTTGTCAACAGAGCCGGCAAACGGTTCTATATCATCCTCAAAGCTGCATAG
- a CDS encoding PIN domain-containing protein translates to MFLITRAGVFLLFVLSGFIIGSEYDLAVYGVLMGGGIGLIAIVAELKIHKIDLGPFIGGLIGISLGLLFAYLIMLPLRLILSEEVKAISFGLMAVFGYGGLLLGLSKGKAISFTSLFRFFRGQGIDENLKILDTSVIIDGRIADVCETGFLEGVFILPQFILQELQHIADAPDHMKRARGRRGLDVLHKIQKMSRITVRIVDEDFPKIKEVDAKLVALAKVLNAKVITNDFNLNKVAELQGVSVLNINELANSLKPVVLPGESMKVFILKEGKEYNQGVAYLDDGTMVVVENGRRLIGKNSEVIVTSVLQTTAGRMIFSKLGEDYERDEGKNAK, encoded by the coding sequence ATGTTTCTCATCACAAGAGCCGGGGTTTTTCTGCTCTTTGTACTGTCAGGATTCATTATCGGATCTGAGTATGATCTTGCTGTGTATGGTGTCCTGATGGGAGGAGGCATAGGTCTTATTGCGATAGTTGCAGAGCTAAAAATACATAAGATTGATCTGGGTCCCTTTATAGGAGGGTTGATAGGTATTTCTTTAGGTCTTTTATTTGCTTACCTCATTATGCTTCCCTTGCGACTGATTCTTTCCGAGGAGGTAAAAGCCATATCATTCGGATTAATGGCCGTGTTCGGATACGGAGGACTGCTCCTTGGCCTGAGCAAGGGGAAGGCAATATCCTTTACAAGTCTTTTCAGGTTTTTCAGGGGACAGGGCATTGATGAAAACCTGAAAATTCTTGATACGAGCGTAATAATAGATGGACGCATCGCGGACGTCTGCGAGACAGGGTTTCTTGAAGGAGTTTTTATCCTGCCGCAGTTCATCCTTCAGGAGTTGCAGCATATTGCTGATGCTCCTGACCACATGAAGCGAGCGAGGGGAAGGCGGGGACTCGATGTGCTCCACAAGATCCAGAAAATGTCCCGCATTACTGTAAGGATTGTTGACGAGGATTTTCCCAAGATAAAGGAGGTTGATGCAAAACTTGTGGCCCTTGCAAAGGTCTTGAACGCAAAAGTCATCACCAATGATTTCAACCTGAACAAGGTTGCCGAACTGCAGGGGGTTTCGGTGCTGAACATCAATGAACTGGCGAATTCGCTGAAACCGGTGGTGCTTCCCGGAGAATCCATGAAAGTTTTTATTCTGAAGGAAGGAAAGGAATACAATCAGGGAGTTGCATATCTTGATGACGGCACGATGGTTGTGGTGGAAAACGGCCGGAGGCTTATCGGAAAGAACTCTGAGGTGATTGTGACCAGTGTCCTGCAAACTACCGCAGGGAGAATGATATTCTCGAAGCTCGGAGAAGATTATGAAAGGGATGAAGGAAAGAACGCAAAGTAG
- the ispD gene encoding 2-C-methyl-D-erythritol 4-phosphate cytidylyltransferase produces MQKQKKVIAIVPAAGLGRRFGTGTNKPFQELDGKPLIVWSLDVLASVSQIDEIIPVFKRDEMEFGRGLIEEYCLQKIQRIAPGGKERQDSVFSGLRLIEDRESVILIHDGVRPCIDRNLVERVLGALQDGDIPCDGVIPGVPAKDTIKEAAEGIVTKTLRRSSLWAIQTPQAFPYESVMRAYERAGKEGFYSTDDAALVERNGGILRVVKGSYKNIKITTPEDLIIAEAFIKCGSAGCRD; encoded by the coding sequence ATGCAAAAACAGAAAAAGGTGATAGCGATTGTCCCTGCCGCGGGACTGGGCAGGAGGTTCGGTACTGGAACAAACAAGCCCTTTCAGGAACTCGATGGCAAACCGCTCATTGTCTGGTCGCTGGATGTGCTTGCTTCGGTCAGTCAGATCGACGAGATCATACCGGTCTTCAAGCGCGACGAGATGGAATTCGGGCGGGGTCTGATCGAAGAGTACTGTCTTCAGAAGATACAAAGGATTGCACCAGGAGGGAAGGAACGTCAGGACTCTGTGTTCAGCGGCCTCAGGCTCATTGAAGACAGGGAAAGTGTTATCCTCATCCATGACGGAGTCAGACCGTGTATAGACAGGAATCTTGTCGAACGGGTCCTCGGGGCACTGCAGGATGGCGATATACCGTGTGACGGCGTGATCCCGGGGGTACCGGCAAAAGATACCATTAAGGAAGCCGCAGAGGGAATAGTCACAAAGACCCTGAGGCGGAGCTCCCTCTGGGCGATCCAGACGCCTCAGGCCTTCCCGTACGAAAGTGTCATGCGGGCCTATGAGAGAGCAGGGAAAGAGGGGTTTTACTCAACAGATGACGCTGCCCTTGTGGAAAGAAACGGCGGTATTCTGAGAGTTGTCAAGGGTTCATATAAGAATATCAAGATCACTACACCGGAGGACCTTATCATCGCAGAGGCATTCATAAAGTGCGGGTCTGCCGGCTGCAGGGATTAG